From one Bacteroidota bacterium genomic stretch:
- a CDS encoding pentapeptide repeat-containing protein → MYTEDTLFENENYTLNPLPKGEYEHCTFINCDFSESDLTQMLFIECSFSSCNLSLAKLNKTAIREVKFKDCKLLGLRFENCHPFLFAVSFENCLLNLSSFFKLGLKKTLFNNCSVREVDFTDCDLSLSVFKNCDLGGAIFENSVLEKTDFRTAFNYSFDPELNKIKKAKFSVAGIAGLLNKYQIDIEQ, encoded by the coding sequence ATGTATACTGAAGACACTCTTTTTGAAAACGAAAACTATACTTTAAATCCTCTTCCTAAAGGCGAATACGAGCATTGTACATTTATTAATTGTGATTTTTCGGAATCAGATTTAACACAAATGTTATTTATAGAATGTAGCTTCAGCAGTTGTAATCTAAGCTTAGCTAAATTAAATAAAACAGCTATCAGGGAGGTAAAATTTAAAGACTGTAAACTGTTAGGTTTGCGTTTTGAAAACTGTCATCCTTTTTTATTTGCCGTATCGTTTGAAAACTGTTTACTCAACTTATCATCCTTTTTCAAACTAGGTTTAAAGAAAACTCTATTTAATAATTGCAGTGTTAGAGAGGTTGATTTTACCGACTGCGATTTAAGTTTATCTGTATTTAAAAATTGTGATTTGGGTGGGGCTATTTTTGAAAACAGTGTATTGGAAAAAACCGATTTCAGAACGGCCTTTAACTACTCTTTTGACCCGGAGCTGAACAAGATAAAAAAAGCAAAGTTCTCTGTTGCAGGTATTGCAGGCCTGCTTAACAAATACCAAATAGACATTGAGCAATAA